The Malus domestica chromosome 06, GDT2T_hap1 genome has a segment encoding these proteins:
- the LOC103454627 gene encoding uncharacterized protein, producing MVFGTQLTPPSDGHDDETETENPTVSDLFSALRAASRPEDFGRVEQALSAREAKLRREIEKQRYENALLDEKHEFERLEKLRVEEELRLKLSPIKAEAVSEENGGEGREVILELRTQKEELERRISRLEKGGKTLRKKGLSNSIQKRRSDRLAAIGGDTAANNDSGEGSSAPVKGNKVLRISGYRRSIQKQIRRKMGKNKMENLRWGRGEEYVQYRCNMLSFFSTMQRIKGHLTERHLELLRQTPFWPLISAFYSGVISEDQCKKSESDVRDIIKCYNSRTMSFQFGSTSASLTTEDMAEILGLPQEGEELKLKGSRSYKSDFVERYFNAKRVYKTLVDKALDEAIKGKRETDVEDVVRLILIELCITFLLCNSGQVTSWNLVKYCEDLESVSRYSWAKAVADVLHEGLEKRTGRFKPYSVPGCVVAIMLWLCERTNLIQPIKGREGQKPALVKWSMQELHLKLKRVDVADIGLSFKKDKERKKLGENEKAREEAITNGREEREEWENVTGDTVGELEDHLLARKRKMKFVRKPPISKRLNDNEDLEEGSEDIWRVIQNASADQGKVSRLTEKLESKKEKTKKLKRKLKEEKKEKRKLKEENEVLTSEKKSLFDSLKRLVKMLEETLEAEREAVKNLKKEKMELIKENRELKEKLNQGSPCSAVQLREDVQVEVSPMQSFSTSPEKGVMKRVLDLEFEDERGEKKRKVDEERNGKKGGCPI from the exons ATGGTGTTCGGGACACAACTCACCCCTCCTTCTGACGGCCACGACgacgaaaccgaaaccgaaaaccCGACCGTCTCGGACCTGTTTTCGGCGCTGAGAGCGGCGTCTCGGCCGGAGGATTTCGGCCGAGTCGAACAGGCATTATCGGCGAGGGAAGCGAAACTGAGGCGAGAAATCGAGAAGCAGAGGTACGAGAACGCGCTGCTCGACGAGAAGCACGAGTTCGAGCGGCTTGAGAAGCTCAGAGTAGAGGAGGAACTCAGGCTCAAGCTTTCACCGATCAAGGCGGAGGCGGTGAGCGAAGAGAACGGCGGCGAGGGTAGAGAGGTAATTTTGGAGCTCCGGACGCAGAAGGAGGAGCTGGAGCGTCGCATTTCGCGGTTGGAGAAGGGCGGTAAGACATTGAGGAAGAAGGGTTTGAGTAACAGCATCCAGAAGAGAAGGAGTGATCGGTTGGCTGCGATCGGTGGTGATACCGCCGCTAACAATGATAGCGGTGAAGGTAGCTCTGCTCCGGTTAAGGGAAATAAAGTTCTGAGAATTTCAG GTTACAGAAGGAGCATACAGAAGCAGATAAGAAGGAAGATGGGGAAGAACAAGATGGAAAATTTGAGGTGGGGGAGAGGAGAAGAATACGTACAATACCGATGCAATATGCTGTCGTTTTTCAGTACAATGCAGCGAATTAAGGGACACTTAACTGAACGGCACTTGGAGTTGCTTCGACAGACTCCTTTTTGGCCATTAATATCCGCGTTTTACAGTGGTGTGATATCGGAAGATCAATGCAAGAAATCGGAGAGTGATGTCCGCGACATTATCAAGTGCTACAACTCAAGAACAATGAGTTTTCAGTTTGGTAGCACATCTGCATCGTTGACGACAGAAGACATGGCAGAAATTTTGGGACTTCCACAAGAAGGTGAAGAATTGAAGTTAAAGGGATCAAGGAGTTACAAATCAGATTTTGTCGAAAGATATTTTAACGCCAAAAGAGTGTATAAAACATTGGTGGATAAAGCCTTGGACGAAGCAATAAAGGGGAAAAGAGAAACAGACGTAGAGGATGTTGTACGCCTGATTTTGATAGAATTATGCATAACCTTCTTGTTATGTAACTCGGGCCAAGTTACTTCATGGAATTTAGTCAAGTATTGTGAGGATTTAGAAAGTGTTTCAAGATATTCATGGGCGAAAGCTGTGGCTGACGTTCTACACGAGGGATTGGAAAAAAGGACCGGGCGGTTCAAGCCATATTCTGTTCCTGGGTGCGTGGTTGCCATAATG CTTTGGTTGTGTGAGAGAACTAAcctcatacaaccaatcaagGGAAGGGAGGGACAGAAACCAGCTCTCGTAAAATGGAGCATGCAGGAACTGCACTTGAAACTTAAACGTGTAGATGTCGCAGACATTGGG TTGAGCTTTAAGAAGGacaaggagaggaagaaactAGGAGAAAATGAAAAGGCACGTGAAGAAGCTATAACCAATGGACGAGAAGAACGAGAAGAATGGGAAAATGTGACTGGTGATACAGTGGGTGAATTGGAAGATCATCTCCTAGCTCgaaagagaaaaatgaaattCGTCCGCAAACCCCCTATTTCGAAAAGGTTAAATGACAATGAGGACTTGGAAGAAGGATCGGAAGATATTTGGAGAGTGATTCAGAATGCAAGTGCTGATCAAGGAAAAGTGAGTAGGCTAACTGAAAAGTTGGAGAGtaagaaggaaaaaacaaaaaagttgaagagaaaactaaaagaagaaaagaaggaaaagagaaagcTGAAAGAGGAAAATGAGGTCTTAACTTCTGAAAAGAAATCATTGTTTGATTCTCTGAAGAGGTTGGTGAAAATGCTGGAAGAAACTCTTGAAGCGGAAAGGGAAGCAGTGAAAAacctaaagaaagaaaaaatggagCTGATCAAGGAAAATCGAGAACTCAAAGAAAAGCTCAATCAAGGAAGTCCATGCTCTGCAGTGCAATTGAGGGAGGACGTGCAAGTTGAGGTATCTCCGATGCAATCCTTTTCAACAAGTCCTGAGAAAGGCGTCATGAAGAGGGTATTAGATTTGGAGTTTGAGGATGAACGGGgcgaaaagaaaaggaaagtagACGAGGAAAGAAATGGAAAGAAGGGAGGATGTCCTATCTGA